In the genome of Devosia rhizoryzae, the window ATGGTCGGAGCCCCAGACGACGCGGTCCCAGCCAAAGCTTTCGATCATGTGCTCGATATAGGGGCGCAGCGTTTCGGCGTCCCAGCCGGGCGCGCAATGGTTGACGAGGCCCGAGACCTTACCGGCGACATTTGGCAGCGCCGCGACCTCGGCCAGCGCCGTGCGCCAGGGGTCGAGCCCCTCTCCCGCAATGTCGGGATTGCCACAATGATCGAGCACGAACTGCAACTCCGGCAAAAGCTTCGCCAGCCGCACGCCCAGATGAAGCTGGTCGGCACGGAGGCATAGATCGAAGGTCAGGTTCAGCGGAATAAGGCGCTTGAGGTTGTCGGCAAAGATCGGCGCCAGGCTAACATCGTCCGGCACTTCATGAAGAATGCGCCGCAAGCCCTTTACCTTGCCGCCCCCTGCATCGAGCGTGCGATCCAGCAGTGCGGCAAAATTCTCGCCTTCCGGGCGGCAGGCCGCGACGGCGCCGACGATGCCGGGAAGGCCTACGACAAAGGCCGTTTCTCGCTCGATATCGGCTTCGGCAACATCGACTTCCATATGGAGCGCCGATTCGATGCCCAGCGCCCTGGCCTCGGCGAAATAGGCTTCGGCGGTCCAGGGCTTGTTGAGCTTGTGGCCCGGCCCGATCCACTCATAGCTTAGCCGGTCGGGATAGATCAGGTGCAGGTGGGTATCGAGGATGCGCATCCCCTATGGCTAGTCCACCCTGCCCCGCGCCGCAACGGGGACCGTTTCGACCAGCGCGCCATCGCGGATGAGATGAACGTGGTCGAAAAGGTTGGTCACCGGGCAGCAGTGATTGGGGATGATGCGGATGACATCGCCGATCCTGGGCTTTTGCGCGCAGGCGGAAACGTCGATCGTGCCGTGTTCTTCGCTGAGACCGACAACCCTGGCGTCGGGATATTCGACGACATGGCCATGGCCGACGAGACCGAGCAGGTCGCTGGTCAGTGCCTTGGAGCCCGCATCGATGATGGCGCGGTTTTCGGTCGGCCGCGAGACGATTGTGGCGAGCACGGTCAGCGCGCAATCCTCGAAGGTGGCGGCGCCGGCGGCCACTTGCGAGCGATCCATATAGATATAGGTGCCCGGCCGGTATTCGGTGGCGGGACCGGCCTCGGCCATATGGCCGATATCCGGCGTGCCGCCCGTGGTGATGGCGGGGAGGTCGACGCCCGCCGCCTCGAACA includes:
- a CDS encoding amidohydrolase family protein, with translation MRILDTHLHLIYPDRLSYEWIGPGHKLNKPWTAEAYFAEARALGIESALHMEVDVAEADIERETAFVVGLPGIVGAVAACRPEGENFAALLDRTLDAGGGKVKGLRRILHEVPDDVSLAPIFADNLKRLIPLNLTFDLCLRADQLHLGVRLAKLLPELQFVLDHCGNPDIAGEGLDPWRTALAEVAALPNVAGKVSGLVNHCAPGWDAETLRPYIEHMIESFGWDRVVWGSDHPVATTTGGTLTDWVNAARAVVAKASDDEQAALFHRNAERIYWV